The following coding sequences are from one Candidatus Nitrosopumilus sp. SW window:
- a CDS encoding 50S ribosomal protein L6: MSTSQLEKMQDQVTIPEGVKVTQNKNMLTFEGPLGKTHKNFRNIPVQIEIVDDKVNLKTIGEKKRDYAILHTARSIIRNICEGLVEGYTIKMKVVFAHFPITVKVEGKKVLIENYQGERAPRTTHIMGNTKVIPKGEDVILTGEVWTDITQTAANIELKTKVKNKDHRVFLDGIYVYEKKKGIDK; this comes from the coding sequence ATGTCTACTAGTCAACTCGAAAAAATGCAAGACCAGGTAACAATACCTGAAGGAGTAAAAGTAACACAAAACAAAAACATGTTAACATTTGAGGGTCCTCTAGGCAAAACACACAAAAATTTCAGAAACATCCCAGTACAAATTGAAATTGTGGATGATAAAGTCAACCTCAAAACAATAGGTGAGAAAAAAAGAGATTATGCAATTTTACACACAGCAAGATCAATTATCAGAAATATTTGTGAAGGTCTTGTTGAAGGATATACAATTAAAATGAAAGTAGTGTTTGCACACTTTCCAATCACAGTAAAAGTAGAAGGTAAGAAAGTTCTAATTGAAAACTATCAAGGTGAAAGAGCACCAAGAACCACACACATCATGGGAAATACCAAAGTAATTCCAAAAGGCGAGGATGTTATTCTTACAGGAGAGGTTTGGACAGATATCACACAAACTGCAGCTAACATAGAATTAAAAACCAAAGTAAAGAATAAAGATCACAGAGTTTTCCTAGACGGCATCTATGTCTATGAAAAGAAGAAAGGTATAGACAAGTAA
- a CDS encoding DUF2299 family protein encodes MSASRMRDNVERWLIHEGLSFEDIKNPENTFQILVKHAGPAGVPVEIFEPKAQQGILVIGSKITMKNNQIARYLGFSEDEKEKFEKKVADYCYTIQAINKNTTEDGKRKIGVYAVLDKEENINQQGLFDAIDRVSEMHEKTARFLMKTF; translated from the coding sequence ATGAGTGCATCCAGAATGAGAGATAATGTTGAAAGATGGTTAATTCATGAAGGGTTATCATTTGAGGATATCAAAAATCCCGAAAATACATTTCAAATTCTAGTAAAACATGCAGGTCCAGCAGGAGTTCCTGTAGAAATTTTTGAGCCAAAAGCACAACAAGGTATTTTGGTAATTGGTTCCAAAATCACTATGAAAAACAACCAGATTGCAAGATATCTTGGATTTAGTGAAGATGAGAAAGAAAAATTTGAGAAAAAAGTAGCAGATTATTGCTATACAATCCAAGCAATTAACAAAAACACTACAGAAGACGGCAAACGAAAGATTGGGGTGTACGCAGTTCTAGATAAAGAAGAAAATATCAATCAACAAGGGTTGTTTGATGCAATAGATAGGGTTTCAGAAATGCATGAAAAAACTGCAAGATTTCTAATGAAGACATTCTAA
- a CDS encoding DUF4352 domain-containing protein gives MAGLGVIIVIGAILVSMGAAMYTYTQYQTNFIETTAGEIVTVGPVEYTITFEGTHEGDKETQPENTFVMIGITAKYIGDEERTLLSGGQFYIVDEKEQKHEAVYGEFSSKDLLLEWLEPNKPVEKTTQFDIPFDEEKIYKIIIRPQKEQSTVDTALVCITNC, from the coding sequence GTGGCAGGTTTAGGGGTAATCATAGTGATTGGAGCCATACTTGTTTCAATGGGGGCTGCAATGTACACATACACACAATATCAAACAAACTTTATTGAAACTACAGCAGGGGAAATAGTCACTGTTGGACCTGTAGAATACACAATTACATTTGAGGGAACACATGAAGGAGATAAAGAGACACAACCAGAAAATACATTTGTGATGATAGGAATTACTGCAAAATACATAGGAGATGAGGAAAGAACTCTACTCTCAGGAGGACAATTTTACATTGTTGATGAAAAGGAGCAAAAACATGAAGCAGTTTATGGTGAATTTTCTTCAAAAGATCTTCTTTTAGAATGGTTAGAGCCCAACAAACCAGTAGAAAAAACAACACAATTTGACATTCCATTTGATGAAGAAAAAATATACAAAATAATTATCAGACCACAAAAAGAACAATCAACAGTTGATACTGCACTAGTTTGCATAACAAATTGTTGA
- a CDS encoding histone yields MAISKAKRAEAAKKAARTRKRNAAKKAAEAAAAAASRKRKAARRRNAAKTAAPKRRTAAKRKAAPKRRTAAKRKAAPKRKTAAKRKAAPKRKAAPKRKAAPKRKTAAKRKAAPKRKAAPKRKAAPKRKAAKRRR; encoded by the coding sequence ATGGCAATATCTAAAGCCAAAAGAGCCGAAGCAGCTAAAAAAGCAGCACGAACTCGAAAGAGAAATGCAGCTAAAAAAGCAGCTGAAGCAGCAGCAGCAGCAGCATCTCGTAAGAGAAAAGCAGCACGAAGAAGAAATGCAGCTAAAACAGCAGCACCAAAACGACGTACTGCAGCTAAACGTAAGGCAGCTCCAAAGAGGAGAACTGCAGCTAAACGTAAGGCAGCTCCAAAGAGAAAAACTGCAGCTAAAAGAAAAGCAGCTCCAAAGAGAAAGGCAGCACCAAAACGCAAAGCCGCTCCAAAGAGAAAAACTGCAGCTAAAAGAAAAGCAGCTCCAAAGAGAAAGGCAGCACCAAAACGCAAAGCCGCTCCAAAGAGAAAGGCAGCTAAACGTCGACGTTAA
- a CDS encoding PPOX class F420-dependent oxidoreductase → MDEKAIKLFSEKNLVYIATVMKDGSPQVSPVWANFEDGYVLVNTAEGRIKHKNVLRDPRVAVSVVSKDNPLDMATIRGVVEELIPDYDYKHADKLTQQYMGREHYPFKRDDEKRVILKIKPNKVFVLPELKISE, encoded by the coding sequence ATGGATGAAAAAGCTATAAAATTATTTTCTGAAAAAAATCTTGTGTATATTGCAACTGTAATGAAAGATGGTTCTCCACAAGTTTCACCTGTCTGGGCAAATTTTGAAGATGGTTATGTTTTGGTAAATACTGCAGAAGGCAGAATTAAACACAAAAACGTTTTACGTGATCCTAGAGTTGCAGTTTCCGTTGTATCAAAAGATAATCCTCTTGACATGGCAACTATCCGTGGAGTTGTTGAAGAATTAATTCCAGACTACGATTACAAACATGCAGACAAATTAACACAACAATACATGGGACGTGAACATTATCCTTTCAAACGTGATGATGAAAAAAGAGTTATACTAAAAATAAAACCAAACAAAGTTTTTGTTTTACCTGAATTGAAAATCTCTGAGTAA
- a CDS encoding winged helix-turn-helix domain-containing protein, with amino-acid sequence MSTLLEKPIKVNRIVTTSIEHARAIEDPARAKIVEILYHQALSADQITTTLKKSGFKKALTTIRHHLEILKESGLIEIVKIEESRGAITKFYSTSTKLLDFQTPEDFESKYSKIIDNTSTKIEKILKGLTPKTGKTKGKKSEEYSQYLIMEIMNRAMTNVLENSGKK; translated from the coding sequence ATGTCTACGTTACTAGAAAAGCCAATCAAAGTAAATCGTATTGTTACGACAAGTATTGAACACGCCCGAGCAATTGAAGACCCTGCACGTGCAAAAATTGTTGAGATATTATATCATCAAGCTCTCTCTGCTGATCAGATTACAACTACATTAAAAAAATCTGGATTCAAAAAAGCATTAACAACAATCCGTCATCATTTAGAGATTCTCAAAGAATCTGGATTAATTGAAATTGTTAAAATTGAGGAATCTCGAGGTGCTATTACAAAATTTTACAGCACTTCTACAAAGCTACTTGATTTTCAAACCCCTGAAGATTTTGAATCAAAATATTCCAAAATCATCGATAACACCTCTACAAAAATTGAAAAAATTCTCAAGGGATTAACTCCAAAAACTGGAAAAACAAAAGGCAAAAAATCTGAAGAATATTCTCAGTATTTGATAATGGAGATTATGAATCGCGCCATGACAAATGTCCTCGAGAATTCTGGCAAAAAATAA